Proteins from a genomic interval of Ferrovibrio terrae:
- a CDS encoding NAD-dependent epimerase/dehydratase family protein, producing MRVVITGAAGFIGRKLTAALIRQGQLMGPGEAPAPISELVLADHVDFAAPSTGTGSIPIRKLIGDLRDAGYRQQLFEGGVGSLFHLAAALTTEAERDIALGIETNVLSLLGLLDLCRAQKTAPRFIFASSIATFGGTLPGVVDDTTAQTPQTSYGAHKVIAEQLISDQSRHGMLDGRALRLPIVVIRPKAAPSVSDSVAAILREPLNGRDVDCPFKPETVLPVVSVQAVVRALLKLHDLSADTIGALRAFNLPALSVTAAEMASAVQGYPQRKPGQVNWRPDAQMQKIVDGWPARFESARARQLGILSDASITEIIDAWLKDAP from the coding sequence ATGCGCGTTGTCATCACCGGCGCCGCCGGATTCATCGGCCGCAAGCTGACTGCCGCCCTGATCAGGCAAGGCCAACTCATGGGGCCCGGCGAAGCCCCTGCCCCGATCTCCGAACTCGTGCTGGCCGATCACGTCGATTTCGCCGCCCCCTCCACCGGCACAGGAAGCATCCCGATCCGCAAACTGATTGGTGACCTGCGCGACGCCGGCTATCGCCAGCAACTGTTCGAGGGCGGCGTCGGCAGCCTGTTCCATCTCGCGGCCGCGCTGACCACCGAGGCCGAACGCGACATCGCGCTGGGTATCGAGACCAATGTGCTGAGCCTGCTCGGGCTGCTGGACCTCTGCCGCGCGCAGAAGACCGCGCCACGTTTCATCTTCGCCAGCTCGATTGCCACGTTTGGCGGCACACTGCCCGGGGTGGTGGACGATACGACCGCGCAGACGCCGCAGACCTCCTATGGCGCGCATAAGGTGATCGCCGAACAGCTGATCAGCGACCAGAGCCGTCATGGCATGCTGGATGGCCGGGCCTTGCGCCTGCCCATCGTGGTGATCCGGCCGAAAGCCGCGCCCTCGGTTTCCGACAGTGTGGCAGCGATCCTGCGCGAGCCGCTGAATGGCCGAGATGTCGATTGCCCGTTCAAACCAGAAACCGTGTTGCCCGTCGTCTCGGTACAGGCCGTGGTGCGCGCATTGCTGAAGCTGCATGACCTGTCAGCAGATACAATTGGCGCTCTCCGCGCTTTCAACCTGCCGGCGCTCAGCGTGACCGCCGCCGAGATGGCGTCGGCCGTACAAGGCTATCCGCAGCGCAAGCCCGGCCAGGTGAACTGGCGCCCGGATGCGCAGATGCAGAAAATCGTGGACGGCTGGCCGGCGCGATTTGAGTCGGCGCGGGCGCGCCAGCTCGGCATCCTGTCCGACGCCAGCATCACCGAAATCATCGACGCCTGGCTGAAGGACGCGCCATGA
- a CDS encoding Bug family tripartite tricarboxylate transporter substrate binding protein — MRILSSLALLAATAIALPALSTSSLAQSNYPNKPIKFIVPFAAGSATDTVARVVGDHIGKELKQAVVVENLAGGSGVIAAQKVAQAEPDGYTLLISTNTTHAANQSMLKKLPYDAVKDFETVTLLGTIPMALVVNPSVPAKNVKELIAYAKANPGKLSFGAGSSSARIGVEMFKVMTGTDIVHVPYKSNPQAVTDLLGGQVQLMIADVSTTLPQAAAGKVKALGVSTKGPSPVAPGLPTIASEGVPGYEITAWFAAWLPAKTPAAIADRLQKAMAGAVADKEIQARLMAAGIEPKSSSRKELADFVSSETEKWAKVVKAAGIEPE, encoded by the coding sequence ATGCGCATCCTGTCATCGCTTGCACTCTTGGCCGCCACGGCCATCGCTTTGCCTGCTCTATCCACATCTTCTTTGGCGCAGAGCAACTATCCGAACAAGCCGATCAAGTTCATCGTGCCGTTTGCCGCCGGCAGCGCCACCGATACGGTGGCCCGCGTGGTCGGCGACCATATCGGCAAGGAGCTGAAGCAGGCGGTGGTGGTGGAGAACCTCGCCGGCGGCAGCGGCGTGATCGCCGCGCAGAAAGTGGCGCAGGCCGAGCCGGACGGCTACACACTGCTGATCTCGACCAATACCACGCATGCCGCCAACCAGAGCATGCTGAAGAAGCTGCCCTACGATGCGGTGAAGGATTTCGAGACCGTCACCCTGCTGGGCACCATTCCGATGGCGCTGGTGGTAAACCCTTCGGTGCCGGCGAAGAACGTCAAGGAACTGATCGCCTATGCCAAGGCCAATCCGGGCAAGCTGAGCTTCGGTGCCGGATCGAGCTCGGCGCGCATCGGCGTCGAGATGTTCAAGGTTATGACCGGCACCGACATCGTGCATGTGCCCTACAAGAGCAATCCGCAGGCGGTGACCGACCTGCTGGGCGGTCAGGTGCAGTTGATGATCGCCGATGTCTCCACCACGCTGCCGCAGGCCGCGGCCGGCAAGGTGAAGGCGCTGGGCGTGTCGACCAAGGGGCCGTCGCCGGTGGCGCCGGGCCTGCCCACCATCGCCAGCGAAGGCGTGCCGGGCTACGAGATCACCGCCTGGTTCGCCGCCTGGCTGCCGGCCAAAACGCCCGCCGCGATTGCCGACCGTCTGCAGAAGGCGATGGCGGGCGCGGTGGCCGACAAGGAGATTCAGGCCAGGCTGATGGCCGCCGGCATCGAGCCCAAGTCGAGCAGCCGCAAGGAACTGGCCGATTTCGTCAGCAGCGAAACCGAGAAATGGGCCAAGGTGGTGAAGGCCGCCGGGATCGAGCCGGAATAA
- a CDS encoding flavin-containing monooxygenase, translating into MTTKKFCIIGAGSSGIAVAKALKQKGLDFDCFEKGSDIGGNWRYNNDNGVSAAYRSLHIDTSRKNLQYPDFPTPDDLPDFPSHWQVMQYLDSYAEKFGIRSHIRFRTSVTKVEPVGSGEWAVTLDSGETLAYSAVIVANGHLWDTRLPDFPGQFEGPQIHSHAYKTAAPFDDKRVLVVGIGNSAVDIAVDLCRRAASVTLSTRRGAWIMPKYIMGIPTDRWGAFFSRKLKLPTVLSRMIVNRLMYLTVGDQRRYGMPTPKHPMWREHATISQELLPYIGHGWIRVKPNVAKLDGSRVSFADGSAEDFDAIIYATGYKTSFPFLDPAIFAVKDNEAPQLYRRMLALERPGLYFAGLVQPIGATIPLVEIQSRWLAGVLAGEITLPSKDAMRAELREHWRGVKRRYVDSARYTLEVDYRDYAAQMREDMASGRGGY; encoded by the coding sequence ATGACAACGAAAAAGTTCTGCATCATCGGCGCAGGCTCGTCGGGCATTGCCGTGGCCAAGGCGCTGAAGCAGAAGGGCCTGGACTTTGACTGTTTCGAGAAGGGTTCGGATATCGGCGGCAACTGGCGTTACAACAACGACAACGGCGTGTCGGCCGCCTATCGCAGCCTGCATATCGATACCAGCCGCAAGAATCTGCAGTATCCCGATTTCCCGACGCCAGACGACCTGCCGGATTTTCCCTCGCACTGGCAGGTGATGCAGTATCTCGACTCTTACGCGGAAAAATTCGGCATCCGGTCGCATATCCGCTTCCGCACCAGCGTCACTAAAGTGGAGCCTGTCGGGAGCGGGGAATGGGCGGTGACGCTCGACAGCGGCGAGACGCTGGCCTACAGCGCCGTGATCGTCGCCAACGGTCATCTGTGGGATACGCGGCTGCCGGATTTCCCCGGCCAGTTCGAGGGCCCGCAGATTCATTCCCATGCCTACAAGACCGCCGCGCCCTTCGACGACAAGCGAGTGCTGGTGGTCGGCATCGGCAATTCGGCGGTCGATATCGCCGTCGATCTGTGCCGCCGCGCAGCCAGCGTCACATTATCGACGCGGCGCGGCGCCTGGATCATGCCGAAATACATCATGGGCATTCCCACGGATCGCTGGGGCGCTTTCTTCTCGCGCAAGCTGAAACTGCCCACGGTACTGAGCCGCATGATCGTCAACAGGCTGATGTATCTCACCGTCGGCGACCAGCGCCGCTACGGCATGCCGACACCGAAGCACCCGATGTGGCGCGAGCACGCGACGATCAGCCAGGAACTGCTGCCTTATATCGGCCATGGCTGGATCAGGGTGAAACCCAACGTGGCAAAGCTGGACGGCAGCCGCGTCAGCTTCGCCGATGGCAGCGCCGAGGATTTCGACGCCATCATCTACGCCACCGGGTACAAGACGAGCTTCCCCTTCCTCGATCCGGCAATCTTCGCCGTGAAGGACAATGAGGCGCCGCAGCTCTATCGCCGCATGTTGGCGCTGGAGCGGCCGGGGCTGTATTTCGCCGGTCTGGTGCAGCCGATCGGTGCGACGATCCCGCTGGTGGAAATCCAGTCGCGCTGGCTCGCCGGCGTGCTGGCCGGCGAGATCACGCTGCCCTCGAAAGATGCGATGCGGGCCGAGCTGCGCGAACACTGGCGCGGCGTGAAGCGGCGCTATGTCGATAGCGCGCGCTATACGCTCGAAGTGGATTACCGCGACTATGCCGCGCAGATGCGCGAGGACATGGCCAGCGGCCGAGGTGGCTATTAG
- a CDS encoding aldo/keto reductase, whose product MKFRNLGTSGLLVSEVGLGCNNFEMRLDLEASRKVIHKALDLGITLFDTADIYGNKGGSETQMGKILGARRKDIVLATKFAMPMDDSGKKVGASRAYIMKAVEDSLTRLQTDWIDLYQQHQPDPRTPIDETLRALDDLITQGKVRYIGNSNFSAWQLADADWTAKQLGTHRFVSAQDELSMVFRKAEIEQLNACGRFGLGFLPFFPLASGLLTGKHKAGSAAEGSRLANTERLANRYMTAGNMATIERLRGWCDARGWSMTELAFAWLLAKPQVSSVIAGATKPEQLEQNVQAGARVLSGDELAEVNTLLDPVPFAA is encoded by the coding sequence ATGAAATTCCGCAATCTCGGCACCTCCGGTCTTCTGGTTTCCGAAGTCGGCCTCGGCTGCAACAATTTCGAAATGCGGCTCGATCTCGAAGCCTCGCGCAAGGTGATCCACAAGGCGCTCGATCTCGGCATCACGCTGTTCGATACCGCCGACATCTACGGCAACAAGGGCGGCTCCGAGACGCAGATGGGCAAGATCCTCGGCGCGCGCCGCAAGGACATCGTGCTGGCGACCAAATTCGCCATGCCGATGGATGACAGCGGCAAGAAGGTCGGCGCGTCGCGCGCCTATATCATGAAGGCGGTGGAAGACAGCCTGACGCGCCTGCAGACCGACTGGATCGACCTCTATCAGCAGCACCAGCCCGATCCGCGCACGCCGATCGACGAGACTTTGCGCGCGCTGGACGACCTGATCACCCAGGGCAAGGTGCGCTATATCGGCAATTCGAATTTCTCCGCCTGGCAGCTTGCCGATGCCGACTGGACTGCGAAGCAGCTCGGCACGCATCGCTTCGTCTCGGCGCAGGACGAACTCAGCATGGTGTTCCGCAAGGCCGAGATCGAGCAGCTGAATGCCTGCGGCCGTTTCGGGCTCGGCTTCCTGCCGTTCTTCCCGCTCGCCTCGGGGCTTCTCACTGGCAAGCACAAGGCCGGGTCGGCCGCCGAAGGCTCGCGTCTGGCTAATACCGAGCGCCTCGCCAACCGCTACATGACGGCGGGCAACATGGCGACCATCGAACGCCTGCGCGGCTGGTGTGATGCGCGCGGCTGGAGCATGACCGAACTGGCTTTCGCCTGGCTGCTGGCCAAGCCGCAGGTCTCCAGCGTGATCGCCGGCGCCACCAAACCCGAACAGCTCGAGCAGAATGTGCAGGCCGGCGCACGCGTGCTGTCGGGTGATGAACTGGCCGAGGTGAACACGCTGCTCGACCCGGTGCCGTTTGCTGCTTAA
- a CDS encoding flavin monoamine oxidase family protein, with the protein MVQTTRRQAIMMTAATLLPGAFAARAASLPSETEVVIVGAGLAGLAAARMLQDRGRNVVVLEARDRLGGRIWTNTSALDFPVDLGASLLRSADINPLAMEIRNREARLQADEGDFWLFDQNSSGEPARDAGTQDYDALGFAYDKMDDALLDARALRSDVALASRIKLDSNGPAGRWIDLARALAAPLHVGVEFPALSALDAPRLIGTGNDAWLPGGFGTWLNQFAADQPVFRNRAVVRIDWAGTGSGGVTVATAEGHVRAEACIVTVPLGLLGAKDGIVFQPGLPEPQREALSRMTMGVIDRIALQYEGGSFDAPANTQALLRAHGSRAMSLRLNAQGMPLVIAQVGGDYARDLEGRGEAAMIAAARSQVRAMLGEAVDRKFVKGVASHWGSDPWSRGAVAAAKPGFATARRNAGRALTSNAGRARVLFAGEAFAPVDWIGSAAGAWLSGRVAATEALRVLG; encoded by the coding sequence ATGGTTCAAACCACGCGACGCCAGGCGATCATGATGACCGCAGCAACCCTGCTGCCAGGTGCATTCGCTGCGCGCGCTGCCAGCTTGCCGTCGGAAACCGAAGTGGTGATCGTCGGTGCTGGCCTTGCCGGTCTGGCGGCTGCGCGCATGCTGCAGGATCGCGGCCGCAACGTCGTGGTGCTGGAGGCGCGCGATCGCCTCGGCGGCCGCATCTGGACCAATACATCGGCGCTGGATTTCCCGGTAGATCTCGGTGCGTCGCTACTGCGCTCGGCCGACATCAATCCGCTGGCCATGGAAATACGCAATCGCGAAGCGCGCCTGCAGGCCGACGAAGGCGATTTCTGGCTGTTCGACCAGAACAGCAGCGGCGAACCGGCGCGCGATGCCGGCACCCAGGATTATGACGCGCTCGGCTTTGCCTATGACAAGATGGACGATGCCCTGCTCGATGCCCGCGCGTTGCGCAGCGATGTGGCGCTGGCCAGCCGGATCAAGCTGGACTCAAACGGCCCGGCCGGGCGCTGGATCGACCTGGCCCGGGCGCTGGCGGCACCGCTGCATGTCGGCGTCGAATTCCCGGCCCTGTCGGCGCTGGATGCGCCACGGCTGATCGGCACCGGCAACGACGCCTGGCTGCCGGGTGGCTTCGGCACCTGGCTCAACCAGTTTGCCGCCGACCAGCCGGTGTTCCGCAACCGCGCTGTCGTCCGCATCGACTGGGCCGGCACCGGCTCCGGCGGCGTCACGGTTGCCACTGCCGAAGGCCATGTGCGCGCCGAGGCCTGCATCGTCACCGTGCCGCTCGGCCTGCTCGGCGCCAAGGACGGCATCGTGTTCCAGCCCGGCCTGCCCGAGCCACAGCGCGAGGCGCTCAGTCGCATGACCATGGGCGTGATCGACCGCATTGCCCTGCAATACGAGGGCGGCAGTTTCGACGCGCCGGCCAACACGCAGGCGCTGCTGCGCGCACATGGCAGCCGCGCGATGAGCCTGCGTCTGAACGCGCAGGGCATGCCGCTGGTGATCGCGCAGGTCGGCGGCGATTATGCGCGCGACCTCGAAGGGCGCGGCGAGGCGGCCATGATCGCCGCTGCCCGCAGCCAGGTCCGCGCCATGCTGGGCGAGGCGGTGGACCGCAAATTCGTCAAAGGCGTCGCCTCGCATTGGGGCAGCGATCCCTGGAGCCGCGGCGCGGTCGCGGCCGCAAAACCCGGTTTCGCCACGGCGCGGCGCAATGCCGGCCGCGCGCTCACCAGCAATGCCGGCCGCGCCCGCGTGCTGTTCGCCGGCGAGGCCTTCGCGCCGGTCGACTGGATCGGCTCGGCCGCCGGCGCCTGGCTCTCGGGCCGCGTGGCGGCGACGGAAGCGTTGCGGGTTCTGGGGTGA